One genomic segment of Clostridium saccharoperbutylacetonicum N1-4(HMT) includes these proteins:
- the groES gene encoding co-chaperone GroES has product MKIKPLGERVVIKKLEAEEKTKSGIVLTGTAKERPQEAEVVAVGPGAVVDGNRVPMEVKVGDKVLYSKYAGSEVKVDGEEYTILKQDDILAIVE; this is encoded by the coding sequence ATGAAAATTAAACCACTTGGTGAAAGAGTTGTAATCAAAAAATTAGAGGCAGAAGAAAAGACTAAAAGTGGAATAGTCTTAACTGGTACTGCAAAAGAAAGACCACAAGAAGCAGAAGTGGTTGCAGTGGGTCCTGGAGCTGTCGTAGACGGAAATAGAGTACCTATGGAAGTAAAAGTTGGAGATAAGGTTTTATACTCTAAATATGCAGGATCAGAAGTTAAAGTTGATGGTGAAGAATATACTATTTTAAAACAAGATGACATATTAGCAATAGTAGAATAA
- a CDS encoding DNA-3-methyladenine glycosylase family protein: MDYKSVKFHDNYIVIEEVKNFKLKHIFECGQIFRFEEIAEGHYIVIAFGKLIEVKEEGANIIIYNATEEEVNEIWIKYFDLDRDYSEIKQELSKDPLLKQSIEFGYGVRVLNQDPFEMLISFIISARNNIPSIKKTVNKISNKWGKEIIYKEKTYYAFPSINEIKDATLEEIQETGASFRSKYILDTIKNVYASDKVMDDSNLDKKNSYLKYNLDYIKNLKDDECHEALQEFKGVGAKVADCIMLFSMGKTSAFPVDVWVKRAMIHFYGAENSSLNKIRIFGRNEFGKLSGFAQQYLFYYARENKIEV; the protein is encoded by the coding sequence ATGGATTATAAGTCAGTAAAATTTCATGATAATTATATAGTGATAGAGGAGGTTAAAAATTTTAAATTAAAGCATATATTTGAATGTGGTCAAATTTTTAGATTTGAGGAAATTGCAGAAGGTCACTATATTGTAATTGCATTTGGAAAATTGATTGAAGTTAAAGAGGAAGGTGCAAATATAATAATATATAATGCAACAGAAGAGGAAGTTAATGAAATTTGGATTAAATATTTTGATTTAGATAGGGACTACTCAGAGATAAAGCAAGAACTTTCAAAAGATCCGTTACTTAAACAAAGTATAGAATTTGGATATGGAGTGAGAGTTTTAAATCAAGATCCTTTTGAAATGTTAATCAGCTTCATAATTTCTGCAAGAAATAATATACCTTCAATAAAAAAGACTGTGAATAAAATATCAAACAAATGGGGAAAAGAAATTATATATAAAGAAAAAACATATTACGCATTTCCAAGCATAAATGAAATTAAAGATGCTACATTGGAGGAAATACAAGAAACAGGAGCATCGTTTAGAAGTAAATACATATTAGATACGATTAAAAATGTTTATGCATCTGACAAGGTGATGGATGACTCGAATTTAGATAAAAAAAATAGTTATCTAAAATATAACTTAGATTATATTAAAAATTTGAAGGATGATGAGTGTCATGAGGCTCTTCAAGAATTCAAAGGAGTAGGAGCTAAAGTGGCTGATTGTATTATGCTATTTTCTATGGGTAAAACTTCGGCATTTCCAGTGGATGTCTGGGTTAAGCGTGCAATGATTCATTTTTATGGTGCAGAAAATTCTTCATTAAACAAAATTAGAATATTTGGAAGAAATGAGTTTGGTAAGCTTTCTGGATTTGCACAACAATATTTATTTTATTATGCAAGAGAAAACAAAATTGAGGTTTAA
- a CDS encoding 4Fe-4S dicluster domain-containing protein, with translation MFQFENRLLKLKHEVLTRVVVLAKENKLCKEELEKIPFEMIVGDEPNYRETVDRERNIVLERAKLAAGYMPNGKNGQELVEIDEEKQILYVIKEACDRCPTNKFQVTDSCRNCVAHKCQSVCNFGAISYVNGKAYIDPDKCKECGMCNKVCPYDAIAEDMRPCKKACPTGALSYNADDLRAEITESKCVNCGACMSECPFGAIEDKSSLVRVVNRLMEKENIYAIVAPAITGEFGAKTTYGQVKNAIKALGFTDMVEVACGADAVTVHESTEFVERMEKGDSYMTNSCCPGFLSYIEKMMPDQAERISGTVSPMVATGRYIKAKHKDAKVVFIGPCTAKKSEVLIESIKDAVDYALTFEELIALFDAFEIDPEKCEDIVVDQASIFGRNFAVGGGLTAAIENFIQEKGVEIEFKPVKVSGGAEIKKTMTMAKVGKLPGNFIEGMMCEGGCINGAAKIAPVMKAKAPFTKINQQTTIKTVLSNKALEEYHNIDLER, from the coding sequence ATGTTTCAATTTGAAAATCGACTTTTAAAGCTAAAGCATGAAGTTCTTACTAGAGTTGTAGTGTTAGCAAAAGAAAACAAACTTTGTAAAGAGGAGTTAGAAAAAATTCCTTTTGAAATGATTGTAGGAGATGAACCTAATTATCGAGAAACTGTTGATAGAGAAAGAAATATAGTACTGGAAAGAGCAAAGCTTGCTGCAGGTTATATGCCAAATGGCAAAAATGGACAAGAACTAGTTGAGATAGATGAAGAAAAACAGATATTGTATGTTATAAAGGAAGCATGTGACAGATGCCCAACAAATAAGTTCCAAGTTACTGATTCTTGCAGAAATTGTGTTGCACACAAGTGTCAAAGTGTATGTAATTTTGGGGCAATTTCATATGTTAATGGAAAAGCATATATTGATCCAGATAAATGTAAAGAATGTGGAATGTGTAATAAGGTATGTCCTTATGATGCTATTGCAGAAGATATGAGACCTTGTAAAAAAGCATGTCCAACAGGAGCCTTAAGCTATAATGCTGACGATTTAAGAGCTGAGATTACTGAAAGTAAATGCGTAAATTGTGGTGCGTGTATGTCTGAATGTCCATTTGGTGCTATAGAAGATAAAAGTTCATTAGTTAGAGTTGTTAATAGATTAATGGAAAAAGAAAATATTTATGCTATAGTTGCACCAGCGATAACAGGTGAATTTGGCGCAAAGACAACATATGGACAAGTAAAAAATGCAATTAAAGCATTAGGGTTTACAGATATGGTAGAAGTAGCATGCGGTGCAGATGCAGTTACTGTACATGAAAGTACAGAATTTGTAGAGAGAATGGAAAAAGGGGATAGCTACATGACAAACTCATGTTGTCCAGGCTTTCTAAGTTATATTGAAAAAATGATGCCAGATCAAGCTGAAAGAATTTCAGGAACTGTTTCTCCTATGGTAGCTACGGGAAGATATATAAAAGCAAAGCATAAAGATGCTAAAGTTGTATTTATAGGACCTTGTACTGCTAAGAAAAGTGAAGTATTGATTGAATCAATAAAGGATGCTGTTGATTATGCATTAACTTTTGAAGAATTAATTGCTTTATTTGATGCATTTGAAATAGATCCTGAAAAATGTGAAGATATAGTAGTTGATCAAGCATCAATCTTTGGTAGAAATTTTGCTGTAGGTGGTGGTTTAACTGCAGCGATAGAAAACTTCATCCAAGAAAAAGGTGTGGAAATTGAATTCAAACCTGTTAAAGTTTCAGGTGGAGCAGAAATAAAGAAAACTATGACTATGGCTAAAGTAGGAAAATTACCAGGAAATTTCATTGAAGGAATGATGTGTGAAGGCGGATGTATAAATGGAGCTGCAAAAATAGCACCTGTTATGAAAGCAAAGGCACCTTTCACAAAAATAAATCAACAAACAACTATTAAAACTGTATTATCAAATAAGGCATTAGAAGAGTATCATAATATTGACTTAGAAAGATAG
- the guaB gene encoding IMP dehydrogenase yields the protein MAKIIKTAYTFDDVLLVPNKSEILPREVSTKTKLTKTIELNIPLMSAGMDTVTESKMAIAMAREGGIGIIHKNMTIEQQAKEVDRVKRQENGVITDPIYLSQDHLIQDAENLMAQYRISGVPITTEEGKLIGIITNRDIIFETDFQRKISEVMTKENLITASESTTVEEAKEILKKHKVEKLPLVDENGILKGLITMKDIEKVRKFPNAAKDSKGRLLCGAAVGVTGNMMERIDALVKAQVDVVTLDTAHGHSKGVLDAVTQIKKAYPELQVIAGNIATAEATEDLIKAGADCVKVGIGPGSICTTRVVAGVGVPQLTAVMDCAEVGRKYGIPVIADGGLKYSGDIVKALAAGASVAMMGSLFAGCDEAPGEMEIYQGRSYKVYRGMGSLAAMECGSKDRYFQEGNKKLVPEGVEGRVAYKGLVSDTIFQLLGGIKSGLGYLGSKNFDILYETANFVVQTASGQRESHPHDINITKEAPNYSVGQ from the coding sequence ATGGCAAAAATAATTAAGACAGCATATACTTTTGATGATGTATTATTAGTACCTAACAAATCTGAAATATTACCAAGGGAAGTAAGTACAAAGACAAAGTTAACTAAGACAATAGAGTTAAATATTCCTTTAATGAGTGCAGGAATGGACACAGTAACTGAATCAAAAATGGCGATTGCTATGGCAAGAGAAGGCGGAATCGGAATTATACATAAAAATATGACTATCGAACAACAAGCCAAAGAAGTAGATAGAGTTAAGAGACAAGAAAATGGTGTTATTACAGATCCTATATATTTATCACAAGATCACCTTATTCAAGATGCAGAAAATTTAATGGCTCAATATAGAATATCAGGAGTTCCTATAACTACTGAAGAAGGAAAATTAATCGGAATAATAACTAATAGAGATATAATTTTTGAAACAGATTTTCAAAGAAAAATTTCAGAAGTAATGACTAAAGAAAATTTAATAACTGCATCTGAAAGTACTACTGTAGAAGAAGCTAAAGAAATATTAAAAAAACATAAAGTTGAAAAATTACCTTTGGTTGATGAGAACGGAATCTTAAAGGGATTAATCACAATGAAAGATATCGAAAAGGTGAGGAAATTCCCAAATGCAGCTAAGGATAGTAAAGGTAGATTATTATGTGGGGCAGCAGTAGGGGTTACTGGAAACATGATGGAAAGAATTGATGCTTTGGTTAAAGCGCAAGTTGATGTTGTTACACTTGACACAGCTCACGGACATTCAAAGGGTGTTTTAGATGCAGTAACACAAATTAAGAAGGCTTACCCAGAACTTCAAGTAATAGCAGGAAATATTGCAACGGCTGAAGCTACAGAAGATTTAATAAAAGCTGGAGCTGATTGTGTTAAAGTTGGTATTGGACCAGGATCAATTTGTACTACAAGAGTTGTAGCAGGAGTTGGAGTTCCTCAATTAACAGCAGTTATGGATTGTGCGGAAGTTGGTAGAAAGTACGGAATTCCTGTAATTGCAGATGGTGGACTTAAATATTCAGGAGATATAGTTAAGGCATTAGCTGCTGGAGCTTCTGTAGCAATGATGGGGTCATTATTTGCAGGTTGTGATGAAGCACCAGGAGAAATGGAAATATATCAAGGAAGAAGTTACAAGGTTTATAGAGGAATGGGTTCTCTAGCGGCTATGGAATGCGGATCAAAGGATAGATATTTCCAAGAAGGAAATAAAAAGCTAGTTCCAGAAGGCGTTGAAGGAAGAGTAGCATATAAAGGTCTTGTTTCAGATACTATATTCCAATTATTGGGCGGAATTAAATCAGGATTAGGATATTTAGGATCGAAAAACTTTGATATTTTATATGAAACAGCTAATTTTGTAGTTCAAACAGCTTCAGGTCAAAGAGAAAGTCATCCACATGACATTAATATTACTAAAGAAGCACCAAATTATAGTGTAGGACAATAA
- the groL gene encoding chaperonin GroEL (60 kDa chaperone family; promotes refolding of misfolded polypeptides especially under stressful conditions; forms two stacked rings of heptamers to form a barrel-shaped 14mer; ends can be capped by GroES; misfolded proteins enter the barrel where they are refolded when GroES binds): MAKMLKFGEEARRSMQIGVDKLADTVKVTLGPKGRNVVLDKKFGAPLITNDGVSIAREIELEDPYENMGAQLVKEVATKTNDVAGDGTTTATLLAQAIIREGLKNVTAGANPILIRTGIKMAVEKAVEEIKKISKQVDGKEDIARVAAISAADEEVGKLIADAMEKVGNEGVITIEESKSMGTELDVVEGMQFDRGYVSPYMATDTEKMEAVLENPYILITDKKISNIQEILPVLEQIVQSGKKLLIIAEDIEGEAMATLVVNKLRGTFTCVAVKAPGFGDRRKEMLQDIATLTGGTVIAEELGRELKDVTIDMLGTADSVKVNKENTVIVNGKGDSNGIKERINQIKVQIEETTSEFDKEKLQERLAKLAGGVAVIKVGAATETELKEKKLRIEDALNATKAAVEEGIVAGGGTAYVNVINEVAKLTSDVADTQVGISIIVKALEEPVRQIAANAGVEGSVIIEKVKNSEPGIGYDALHDQYINMIKGGIVDPTKVTRSALQNAASVASTFLTTEAAVADIPSKEPAMPGAPGMGMDGMY, translated from the coding sequence ATGGCTAAGATGTTAAAATTCGGTGAAGAAGCAAGAAGATCTATGCAAATAGGTGTAGATAAATTAGCAGATACAGTTAAGGTTACTTTAGGACCTAAAGGTAGAAATGTTGTATTAGATAAGAAATTTGGAGCACCATTAATTACAAATGATGGTGTGTCAATTGCAAGAGAAATAGAACTAGAAGATCCATATGAAAATATGGGAGCTCAATTAGTTAAAGAAGTTGCGACAAAGACTAATGATGTAGCAGGAGATGGAACTACAACTGCAACTTTGTTAGCACAAGCAATAATCAGAGAAGGATTAAAAAATGTAACAGCTGGAGCTAATCCTATTTTAATCAGAACTGGTATTAAAATGGCTGTAGAAAAAGCTGTTGAAGAAATTAAAAAGATTTCTAAGCAAGTAGATGGAAAAGAAGATATCGCTAGAGTTGCTGCAATTTCAGCTGCTGATGAAGAAGTTGGTAAGTTAATTGCAGATGCTATGGAAAAAGTAGGAAATGAAGGCGTTATTACAATAGAAGAATCTAAATCAATGGGAACTGAATTAGATGTAGTTGAGGGAATGCAATTTGATAGAGGATATGTATCACCTTATATGGCTACAGATACTGAAAAAATGGAAGCAGTTTTAGAAAATCCATATATATTAATAACTGATAAGAAGATTTCAAATATTCAAGAAATCTTACCAGTGCTTGAACAAATCGTTCAATCAGGTAAAAAATTATTAATTATTGCTGAAGACATTGAAGGAGAAGCAATGGCTACATTAGTAGTTAATAAATTAAGAGGAACATTCACTTGTGTAGCTGTTAAAGCACCAGGCTTTGGAGATAGAAGAAAAGAAATGTTACAAGATATTGCAACATTAACTGGTGGAACTGTTATAGCTGAAGAGTTAGGAAGAGAATTAAAAGATGTTACTATTGATATGTTAGGTACAGCTGATAGTGTTAAGGTTAATAAAGAAAACACTGTTATAGTTAATGGTAAGGGTGATTCTAATGGAATAAAAGAAAGAATTAACCAAATCAAAGTTCAAATTGAAGAAACAACTTCAGAATTTGATAAAGAAAAATTACAAGAAAGATTAGCTAAGTTAGCAGGTGGAGTTGCAGTAATTAAAGTTGGTGCAGCAACTGAAACAGAACTTAAGGAAAAGAAACTTAGAATTGAAGATGCTTTAAATGCAACAAAAGCAGCAGTTGAAGAAGGAATAGTAGCTGGTGGTGGAACAGCTTATGTTAATGTAATTAATGAAGTAGCAAAATTAACTTCAGATGTTGCAGATACTCAAGTTGGAATAAGCATAATTGTAAAAGCATTAGAAGAACCAGTAAGACAAATAGCAGCTAATGCAGGAGTTGAAGGTTCAGTAATAATTGAAAAAGTTAAAAATAGCGAACCAGGTATAGGATATGATGCATTACATGATCAATATATCAATATGATTAAAGGTGGAATAGTAGACCCGACTAAGGTTACTAGATCTGCTCTTCAAAATGCAGCATCTGTAGCTTCAACATTCCTAACAACAGAAGCAGCAGTAGCTGATATCCCATCTAAAGAACCAGCAATGCCAGGTGCTCCAGGAATGGGAATGGACGGAATGTACTAA
- a CDS encoding NADPH-dependent butanol dehydrogenase — MMRFTLPRDIYYGKGSLEQLKTLKGKKAVLVLGGGSMKKFGFVDKALEYLKEAGIEVKLIEGVEPDPSVETVFKGAETMREFGPDWIISMGGGSPIDAAKAMWIFYEYPDFTFEKAVVPFGLPELRQKAKFIAIPSTSGTATEVTAFSVITDYKTEIKYPLADFNITPDIAIVDSELAETMPATLTAHTGMDALTHAIEAYVATLHSPFTDPLALQAIEMIRDFLLKSYEGDKDAREQMHYSQCLAGMAFSNALLGITHSMAHKTGAVFHIPHGCANAIYLPYVIDFNKKTALDRYAYIAKRLGLSGTTDDELVDSLTNLIKEFNKKMSIPLTLKEYGIDEEVFKAKVDMISERAIADACTGSNPRQLNKDEMKKIFECIYYGNKVDF, encoded by the coding sequence ATGATGAGATTTACATTACCAAGAGACATTTATTATGGAAAAGGATCACTAGAGCAGTTAAAGACTTTAAAAGGTAAAAAAGCAGTACTAGTACTTGGTGGGGGATCAATGAAGAAATTCGGTTTCGTTGATAAAGCCTTAGAATATTTAAAAGAAGCTGGTATAGAAGTTAAATTAATTGAGGGTGTAGAACCAGACCCATCAGTTGAGACAGTATTTAAAGGTGCTGAAACAATGAGAGAGTTTGGCCCTGATTGGATTATTTCAATGGGTGGAGGATCACCAATAGATGCTGCAAAAGCTATGTGGATATTCTATGAATACCCAGACTTTACTTTTGAAAAAGCAGTGGTTCCTTTTGGATTACCAGAGCTTAGACAAAAAGCAAAATTCATTGCAATTCCATCAACAAGTGGTACAGCTACAGAAGTAACAGCATTTTCTGTAATTACAGATTATAAGACAGAAATAAAGTATCCTTTAGCTGATTTTAATATAACTCCAGATATAGCTATAGTTGACTCAGAACTAGCAGAAACAATGCCTGCTACATTAACAGCTCATACAGGTATGGATGCATTAACTCACGCTATTGAAGCTTATGTAGCAACATTACATTCACCATTTACAGATCCATTAGCATTACAAGCAATTGAAATGATTCGTGATTTCTTACTTAAATCTTATGAGGGAGATAAAGATGCTAGAGAACAAATGCATTATTCACAATGCCTAGCAGGTATGGCATTCTCTAATGCATTACTTGGAATAACTCATAGTATGGCTCATAAGACAGGAGCAGTATTCCATATACCTCATGGATGTGCAAATGCTATTTATCTACCATACGTAATTGATTTCAATAAAAAGACTGCATTAGATAGATATGCTTATATAGCTAAGAGACTTGGATTAAGTGGTACAACTGACGATGAATTAGTAGATTCATTAACAAACTTAATTAAAGAGTTCAATAAGAAGATGTCAATTCCACTTACATTAAAAGAATATGGTATTGATGAAGAAGTATTTAAAGCAAAAGTTGATATGATTTCTGAGAGAGCTATTGCAGATGCTTGTACTGGATCAAATCCAAGACAATTAAATAAAGATGAAATGAAGAAGATATTTGAATGCATATATTATGGAAATAAGGTTGATTTTTAA
- a CDS encoding C-GCAxxG-C-C family (seleno)protein: MLKEMVKKYREEKYDLNCAESIIYAANEEYDLNLSNETLKVMSGFGGGMGIGHICGVITASVGVIGVMFTEISGHKSPRVKEMTQEFINNLQDKLGYIKCDDLKKEYTNVKKCTLMIETGAEILEEIILKEKQNKIL, translated from the coding sequence ATGTTAAAAGAGATGGTCAAAAAATATAGAGAAGAGAAATATGATTTAAATTGTGCAGAAAGTATTATATATGCAGCTAATGAAGAATATGATTTGAATCTTTCGAATGAAACTTTGAAAGTTATGTCTGGATTTGGAGGAGGAATGGGAATTGGTCATATTTGTGGAGTTATAACTGCCTCAGTAGGTGTGATTGGAGTGATGTTCACTGAAATAAGCGGACATAAAAGTCCAAGAGTAAAAGAAATGACACAAGAATTTATAAATAATTTGCAAGATAAATTGGGATATATTAAATGTGATGATTTAAAAAAGGAATATACTAACGTAAAAAAATGCACACTAATGATAGAAACAGGTGCAGAAATTTTAGAAGAAATTATTCTCAAAGAAAAGCAGAATAAAATATTATAG
- a CDS encoding type II secretion system protein, giving the protein MIKHGSKIEIKHVYYNDRKRKEGFTLIEMIAVIAMIGILAAALLPKIGGYIKQAKKTKILDQCRKVVMAVDSYNLTSNTPVEQTATIDDVEKVAGVETYLDGVSLSNLDTEKTNIKKCYDIVAGEEFDIDNEEKLIN; this is encoded by the coding sequence ATGATAAAGCACGGTAGCAAGATTGAAATAAAACATGTATATTATAATGATAGAAAAAGAAAAGAAGGATTTACTTTAATAGAGATGATAGCTGTAATTGCTATGATAGGAATTTTGGCTGCAGCACTTTTACCCAAAATAGGTGGTTATATAAAACAGGCTAAAAAAACAAAAATACTAGATCAATGCAGAAAAGTTGTTATGGCAGTTGATTCCTATAATCTTACAAGTAATACACCTGTAGAACAAACTGCTACCATTGATGACGTTGAAAAGGTAGCTGGAGTTGAAACATATTTAGATGGAGTTTCGTTAAGTAATTTAGATACTGAAAAGACAAATATCAAGAAATGTTATGATATTGTGGCGGGAGAAGAATTTGATATAGATAATGAAGAAAAGTTAATAAATTAA